The sequence GAAACAAGGAAATATTCTAAAAAAATTCATCCCATTCAATGGGTACGCATTCACAATATGCCAGATTTCGTCTATTTTGATCATTCTCAACATATCCTTACAGGAGAAAAATCAATTAAAAAATTAAAAAAAGTAAATTTAGTTTGTTATGCTTGTCATGGAGAAGTTCAAAAAATGGATACAGTAGAAATGTCTAATGATTTTACTATGGAATGGTGCATTTCTTGTCATAAAAACGTTGGAATAGACAAAAAAAATAAATATTATAAAGAATATTTTCCGAGCAGCAAAACAAATAAAAAAATCACTGTTGATATGATTGGAGGGATAGAATGTGCTAAATGTCATTACTGAAGAATGAAATAGGAATGAAAGAGAATAAAAAAATTATTATGAAATCAAATAAAAAGAATAAAATATTAAACAATTATAATCCTATAAAGGATCTTTTTCAAGGAAAAACATCTAGACGTGATTTTCTTAAGTGGGTAGGGTTTAGTACAGCTTCTGTGACTTTATCCGCTTGTAAAGGACCAGTTGTTAAATCTATTCCTTATGTAGTCAAACCAGAGAATATCACTCCAGGAATTCCTAACTATTATGCATCCACTATGATTGATTCTTTCGATATAGGAAGTGTTTTAGTGAAAACAAGAGAAGGTCGTCCTATAAAAATAGAACCTAATTTTTATTCTGAATTTTTTAATACAACTTCTGCAAGAATACAATCTTCTTTATTATCTCTTTATGATGAGGAAAGATTAAAAAATCCTTCTTTAAAAGGAAAAAAAAGTTCTTGGAAAGAAATAGATAATTATATTATTCAAAATTTGAAATTTTTATCTAAAACAAAAAAAGATATAATTTTTCTTTCTTCTTCTTTTCCAAGTTTTTCTACAAAAAAATTGATTCAAGATTTCAAGAAAAAATATCCTCGTACAAAATGGGTTACTTATGATCCTATTTCATATTCCAAAGCTTTGGATGCTTCAGAAGAAATATTCGGAATTCGAGGATTTCCAATTTTTGATTTGAATAAATCAGAATTAATCGTTTCGTTTGATGCTGATTTTTTGGGGGATTGGAGTCCTGAAAATATGGCAAAATTTTATGTTTGTAAAAGAAATCCTGAAAAAAATATGATGCAACATATTCAAATAGAAAGCAATATGACAATAACTGGAGCAAATGCAGACATTCGTTTATCTAGAAAGCCTTCTGAAATAAAACAAATGTTGCTTGAAATTTTTCAAAACATTTGTTTAGGAAAGCTCCCAAAGGATAAAAATGCGGAAAGAATAGCTTCATTAATAAATAAAATGGGATCTAAAAGTGTGATTTTTTCAGATGGAGATCAAGAATCTTATGAATTATCTTTTTTAATTAATCAAAAAATTAATAGTCATGCATTGCAACATGATAAATATCTTTTTTCAAAAGAAAGTAATGATAATAAATTCAAAAATTTTTTGAAAGATTTAGAGAACGAAAATGTTGGAGGTTTATTTATTCATAATGTTAATCCTATTTACAGTCTTCCATTTTCTATTTATGAAAAAGTGAAAAAGTGTATCAAAAAAATACCTCTAACAGTTTCTCTTTCCATGAGTAAAGATGAAACCAGTGAAGTCATGGATGTATCAGCTCCTATTCCTCATTGGTTAGAAAGTTGGGGAGATACTTATCCTGTGACTAATGTTTATACATTAATTCAACCTACAATTCAATGTATTTTTAATACAAGACAATTTCAGGATTCTTTAGTAATTTGGAGTGAGATTCAAGAAAAAAATTATTACGAATATTTAAAAAAAACTTGGGAAAAAAATATTATTCCAAAATCCAATGTTTCTTCCTTCAATGAAGCTTTATTTCATGGAGTGGTAAAAATTAAAAATCATAAACCTATTTCAAATAATTTTTCAATAAATCAAAAAAGAATCAAAAAATATGAAAAACAAATAGTAAACCAAAAAAAAATAAAAACAAATTTTGAACTTAGATTATATACTAAAATTAGTATAGGTGACGGTCATCAATATAATAATCCTTGGTTACAAGAACTCCCGGATCCTATTACACGAACTACATGGGAGAACTATTTAACTATATCATATTTTGATGCAAACAAAATGGGATTGAAAAATTGGAACTCTGGAGATGGATCTTTAAATGGAAACTGTGTGGATTTGATTAAAAATAATCAAACAATCATCCAAAATATTCCTGTTTTTATTCAACCTGGACAAGCTTTAGGGTCTTTAGGATTAGCTTTTGGTTATGGTCAAAAAAAGGGAAAATTGTCTAAGATTGTTCACGGAAAAAACGCTTATAGAATCTATGAAGATTTTTTCATAATACAAGATAATATACAGATAAAAAAAGTAGATAAAATCCATAAATTTTCTTGCGTACAGTTACATCATACAATGGTAGGAAGAAATTTAGTAAAAGAAACAGATTTAGATATATTTTTAAACAGACCAAAAGAAATTTGGAATGAAAAAGAAAAAGTTTCAACTCATAAAGGAATGCTTTTTCCAGAAGAAATTTCTATTTGGAATCCAAATCATAAAAAAAAAGAAAAAAAGAATGGACATCATTTTAATTTATCTATAGATTTAAATGCTTGTATTGGATGTGGAGCTTGCGTTATTGCATGTCATTCTGAAAATAATGTTCCTGTTGTTGGAAAAGAGGAAATAGAAAAATCTAGAGATATGCATTGGTTACGTATAGATAGATATTATTTTTCAGATGATGATCCATCTTCAGAAACAAGAAACAATGAAAACAACATTTATGAAAATCCAAAAGTTACTTTTCAACCAATTATGTGTCAGCATTGCGATCATGCTCCTTGTGAAACTGTATGTCCAGTTGGAGCCACTTCTCATGGAAAACAAGGTCAAAATATGATGGCTTACAATCGTTGTGTAGGAACTCGTTATTGTGCGAATAATTGTCCTTATAAAGTAAGACGATTTAATTGGTTTAATTATGTTAATAATCAGAAATTTGATTTCAACATGAATAATGCTTTAGGAAAAATGATACTAAATCCAGATGTTGTTGTTAGAACCAGAGGTGTCATGGAAAAATGTTCTTTATGCATACAAAGAACACAATATGTGATAGGAATCGCAAAAAAAGAAAATAGAAAAATTCAAGATGAAGAATTTGAAACAGCTTGTAGTGTTTCTTGTCCAACCAAAGCTATCACTTTTGGAGATATAAACGACCCTACTAGTCTCATTTCTAAAAAAATAAAAAATCCTAGATCTTATAAACTACTAGATTTTATAGGAGTAAGACCTAATGTCTCTTATCAATTAAAAATTAGAAATAAAAATGAAATAGAAAAAATGAAATAGAAAAAATTATGTTAAATCATTATGAATCTCCTATAAGGAACCCCCTCATTTTAGGAAAAAAAACATTGAAAAATATTACAGATGATATATTCAATCCTATAAAAAATAAAGCCGGAAATCTATGGTGGATTTCTTTATTGATTTCTATTTTCGCTTTTTTATGGGGATTAGGATGTATTTTTTATACAATTGGAACAGGTATAGGTGTATGGGGTTTAAATAAAACAGTTAATTGGGCCTGGGATATTACCAATTTTGTTTGGTGGGTTGGAATTGGTCATGCTGGAACTTTGATTTCAGCTGTTTTGTTATTATTTCGTCAAAAATGGCGTTTATCTATTAATCGTTCAGCAGAAGCTATGACTATTTTTGCAGTAATCCAAGCTGGATTATTTCCTATTATTCATATGGGTAGACCATGGAATGCTCATTGGGTTTTACCCATTCCCAATCAGTTTGGCTCTTTATGGCCAAATTTTAATTCTCCTTTATTGTGGGATGTATTTGCTATTAGTACTTATTTTTCTGTTTCTACTGTTTTTTGGTTTATGGGATTAATTCCAGATTTTGCAATGATACGAGACCGTATTTCAAATCCTTTTCAAAAAAAAATCTATAATATTCTTAGTTTTGGATGGGGGGGGACATCAAAAGATTGGCAAAGATTTGAAGAATTGTCCTTAATTTTAGCTGGGTTATGTACTCCATTGGTTTTCTCTGTTCATACCATAGTTTCTTTTGATTTTTCCACTTCTGTAATTAAGGGGTGGCATAGCACAATATTTCCTCCTTATTTTGTTGCAGGTGCTATATTTTCTGGTTTTGCTATGGTACAGACTTTACTAGGCGTCGCAAGAAAAGTTCTTTCTCTAGAAGATTATATTACCAGAAATCATATTGAATATATGAATATGATTATTTTATTAACAGGAGGAATTGTTTTATTAGCTTATATTTCAGAATTTATTATTGCTTGGTATTCAGGAACCCCTTTTGAAAAATTTATTTATTTTTCTGTAGAAGCATCTAAAGGACCATTTTGGTGGGCCTTTTGGGCTTTAATCATTTGTAATGTCATTATTCCGCAATTTTTATGGATTAAATCTGTACGAAGAAGTTTTTTCTGGTCTTATGTCATAGCTATTGTCATAAATATTGGAATGTGGTTTGAAAGATTTGACATTATTGTTTTAAATCTAAGTCATGATTATCTTCCTTCTTCTTGGACTGGTTTTATTCCTTCATTCGTAGATGTTGGAATCTTTATAGGGACTATTGGTTTATTCTTTATCCTGTATTTGTTATATATACGTGTTTTTCCTGTTATTTCACAATCAGAATTAAAAACAATATTGAAACCAGATCATAAAAAAAAATAGTGAAATGAAGAATATATGTGTACATGCATTATATGATGATGATCATACGTTAATAAATAGTATAAAAATTATACAATATCATAATTATAACATATGTGAAGTTTATTCTCCTTTTCCTATTCATCATTTAACTAAAGTGTTAAAACTAAAAAAAACGAATTTATCTCTTTTATCTTTTATATATGGATTATTGGGTTTTTGCATAGCTTGTGTGTTAACTTGGTATACTATGGTTTGGGATTGGCCTCAAAATATTGGAGGGAAACCTTCTTTTTCTTGGATTAGAAACCTTCCTTCTTTTATTCCTGTTATATTTGAATTTTCAATTTTTTTTTCTGCACATTTTATGTGCATTACTTATCTCATTCAATGTAAATTATTTCCAGGACGTATGTCAAAAAATCCGGATTCAAGAACTACTGATAATATGTTTTTAGTAGAAATTCATACTAAAAAACATTCCGAAAAATTAGTGAATCTATTAAAAGAAAATGGTGCAATAGAGGTCGTGATAAAACAATACTAAATCCAATTAGATTAAATAAAAGAATATAATATTATTATGAATAAATATTTATACGAGTTTATTATTATTTTTTTAAATATGACTTTATTTCTGTTTCTAGAATCTTGTTGGGTTGATAAAACTAAACCTAATATAGTATATATGCCTGATATGTATTATTCAGAAGCATATGAACCTTATTCAGATCCTTATTCCTACAATAAAAAAGATAAAAACATTAAAATTCCTTTCTTTTCAAAAGAAAAAACTTCTTCACTCTATCCAGTAGAAGGAACTGTTTCTAGAAATGATTTATTTTATAATTTGATAAATATAAAAAATAAAGGATTGAATTATTCGAAAAATATCATTAAAAATCCACTATACAGTAGTCATTACGAAAAAAAAGAAATTACAATAAAAAAAGGAGAAAAATTATATCAAATCAATTGTTCTATATGTCATGGTAAAAATGGAGATGGACAAGGAGAATTGGTTAAAAACGAAAAAATTTTTGGAATACCTAATTATAAAGATAGAGATCTTACTATTGGTAGTGTTTATTATGTCATTACATATGGAAAAAATAATATGAATTCTTATGCTTCACAATTAAATGAAAAAGATAGATGGAGGGTATCAGAATATGTTATGTTTTTAAAAAATAAATAAACATGTATCAGTTTTATAAAATGAATAAAAAAATTATCATTATTATGATAATAATCGTAGGTTTTATTTTTATTTCTTTAGATAAAATGTTTCTTGATCAAAAAGAACAAATTTTTTCAGAAAAAAAATATTTTATCACAAAAAATCATAAACCTTGTACCGCATTATATATTTCAATTTTTTATTTTACTTCTATATCTTTAGGAGCATTGTTTTTTTTAGGAATACAAAATATATCAAAATCAGGTTGGTCTGTGATTATTCATCCGATCATGGAGGAAGTTTCTTCTTTTATTCCATATGGTGGTTTTATGATTCTTCTCATTTTGTTATTAAATGCTATGGATATAGTACATATATTTCATTGGATGAATTCAGATTTATATAATCCTATTTCTTTAAAGTATGACAAAATTATTGCCAGTAAAAAATTTTTTTTGAATATTCCATTTTTCTTAGTAAGAAGTACTATTTATGTATTAATATGTAGTTTTTTTTATTTAAAAATTAAAAGAATATCTTGTACATTATATATATCCCATTCATTAAATGATTATAAAAAATTATATTTTAGATCTCTTATTTTCGTTATATCTTTTTCTATTATTTCCATACTTATGACATGGGATTGGATCATGTCTTTAAACCCACATTGGGTTAGTACTTTATTGGGGTGGTATGTTTTGAGTAGTTTCATGATAACAGGAATAAGTACTATCACAATAATA comes from Blattabacterium cuenoti BPAA and encodes:
- a CDS encoding 4Fe-4S dicluster domain-containing protein is translated as MKSNKKNKILNNYNPIKDLFQGKTSRRDFLKWVGFSTASVTLSACKGPVVKSIPYVVKPENITPGIPNYYASTMIDSFDIGSVLVKTREGRPIKIEPNFYSEFFNTTSARIQSSLLSLYDEERLKNPSLKGKKSSWKEIDNYIIQNLKFLSKTKKDIIFLSSSFPSFSTKKLIQDFKKKYPRTKWVTYDPISYSKALDASEEIFGIRGFPIFDLNKSELIVSFDADFLGDWSPENMAKFYVCKRNPEKNMMQHIQIESNMTITGANADIRLSRKPSEIKQMLLEIFQNICLGKLPKDKNAERIASLINKMGSKSVIFSDGDQESYELSFLINQKINSHALQHDKYLFSKESNDNKFKNFLKDLENENVGGLFIHNVNPIYSLPFSIYEKVKKCIKKIPLTVSLSMSKDETSEVMDVSAPIPHWLESWGDTYPVTNVYTLIQPTIQCIFNTRQFQDSLVIWSEIQEKNYYEYLKKTWEKNIIPKSNVSSFNEALFHGVVKIKNHKPISNNFSINQKRIKKYEKQIVNQKKIKTNFELRLYTKISIGDGHQYNNPWLQELPDPITRTTWENYLTISYFDANKMGLKNWNSGDGSLNGNCVDLIKNNQTIIQNIPVFIQPGQALGSLGLAFGYGQKKGKLSKIVHGKNAYRIYEDFFIIQDNIQIKKVDKIHKFSCVQLHHTMVGRNLVKETDLDIFLNRPKEIWNEKEKVSTHKGMLFPEEISIWNPNHKKKEKKNGHHFNLSIDLNACIGCGACVIACHSENNVPVVGKEEIEKSRDMHWLRIDRYYFSDDDPSSETRNNENNIYENPKVTFQPIMCQHCDHAPCETVCPVGATSHGKQGQNMMAYNRCVGTRYCANNCPYKVRRFNWFNYVNNQKFDFNMNNALGKMILNPDVVVRTRGVMEKCSLCIQRTQYVIGIAKKENRKIQDEEFETACSVSCPTKAITFGDINDPTSLISKKIKNPRSYKLLDFIGVRPNVSYQLKIRNKNEIEKMK
- the nrfD gene encoding NrfD/PsrC family molybdoenzyme membrane anchor subunit; translated protein: MLNHYESPIRNPLILGKKTLKNITDDIFNPIKNKAGNLWWISLLISIFAFLWGLGCIFYTIGTGIGVWGLNKTVNWAWDITNFVWWVGIGHAGTLISAVLLLFRQKWRLSINRSAEAMTIFAVIQAGLFPIIHMGRPWNAHWVLPIPNQFGSLWPNFNSPLLWDVFAISTYFSVSTVFWFMGLIPDFAMIRDRISNPFQKKIYNILSFGWGGTSKDWQRFEELSLILAGLCTPLVFSVHTIVSFDFSTSVIKGWHSTIFPPYFVAGAIFSGFAMVQTLLGVARKVLSLEDYITRNHIEYMNMIILLTGGIVLLAYISEFIIAWYSGTPFEKFIYFSVEASKGPFWWAFWALIICNVIIPQFLWIKSVRRSFFWSYVIAIVINIGMWFERFDIIVLNLSHDYLPSSWTGFIPSFVDVGIFIGTIGLFFILYLLYIRVFPVISQSELKTILKPDHKKK
- a CDS encoding DUF3341 domain-containing protein — protein: MKNICVHALYDDDHTLINSIKIIQYHNYNICEVYSPFPIHHLTKVLKLKKTNLSLLSFIYGLLGFCIACVLTWYTMVWDWPQNIGGKPSFSWIRNLPSFIPVIFEFSIFFSAHFMCITYLIQCKLFPGRMSKNPDSRTTDNMFLVEIHTKKHSEKLVNLLKENGAIEVVIKQY
- a CDS encoding c-type cytochrome, whose translation is MNKYLYEFIIIFLNMTLFLFLESCWVDKTKPNIVYMPDMYYSEAYEPYSDPYSYNKKDKNIKIPFFSKEKTSSLYPVEGTVSRNDLFYNLINIKNKGLNYSKNIIKNPLYSSHYEKKEITIKKGEKLYQINCSICHGKNGDGQGELVKNEKIFGIPNYKDRDLTIGSVYYVITYGKNNMNSYASQLNEKDRWRVSEYVMFLKNK